The genomic segment TGTTAAAATGTCCTCAATCACTACTGCTGATCTCGCAAATTTGAACGATTCctcaaagaaagaaattgctACTTACTTGGAGGCAGAAAATTCCAAACAAAAGGTCCAGATGTCTATACATCAATTCACCAACACTTGCTTCAAAGAATGTATCCAATCGACAAACAACACTGATCTTTCATCTCAGGAGGAGCAATGTTTGGGTAATTGCGTGAACAGATTTCTGGATACCAACATTAGAATCGTGAAAGGTTTGCAAAGTCTCCAAtaagaaaatgaaaaaagagaaaaagacaAATGTTCATGATATAACTGTAAATATTTCCATACtagttgaaaaattcttccatGTACCTGTGGTTTGctaaaatttcatccttATCCTCGTTAGGGTCGCATCCGGTGGCTTTCATCGATTCACGAATGCGTTTGAACTTACGCATAATTTCTTGTGTAAGTTTACCTTCTTGCTTACACTTACCAAATGATATCAACAGTAATCCGTAGAAATCGTATTTATGCGCAACGACTCTTTCTGCAGGACATTCGACTATCATGGTGTGTATTAGACTTAAAGTATTGTCCATTAGCGAATCAAATGCTGTGAAGAATGGATTTCTCACTAGATATTCCCCTAGAACGTAAATCATACGTTGTAGATGAACCGCCGATGATACGCCCAAAATCCTGACACATCGACAGCATACGTCGAGAGCGTAAGCTGTCAATGGTTCACTAATGAAATTGACTCTTGGGATTAAATTCTGTAATAAAATTTCTGATAAGAATTTTCCTAGATGATACttgtatttcaaatcacTGCTGATGAATTGTAAACGATATAGGGAATTCAATGTGGGAAAAACGGTCTGTAGTATGCTTAAAGAGGTATTAGAATCATAAGATGGTGGTAAGTAGTAGCAGAGGttccaaagaattggtGAATACAGTTCGTAAAGACCTAAATCACTAAATGAAACCCAGTTCTTTTGATCTTCAAAACAATTTTCAAGGAAAACTCTCAGTAGAATTACACCTTTTAATTTAACACCTACAATATCTGTAGTATCATCTAATATGTTTAAAATGCCAGGTGTAATCCACCACAGATTGGAAGACACATGTCtattcttcaaattaaaCAATACCACGTAGAAAAATGGAATGCTTTTCAATCCGCCTTCATTTCTCCATGCCTGTCtttgttcatcttccttATACGATTGCCCTACTTTGGGCTTGAGTGCATTGTTTTCATTCTTATTGGATTGCCTAGAACTCTCTTTAGTTCTCAAGAGAAGTGGTCTTAATCTGTCAATTAACCACGTTAGCAATTCATCATAACTCCAATTGGTGTCATTAGTCAATTTATCAACTACTATCTTAATAGTCTCCAAACATTTAGAGCCTCTGGGCTCTTTATCCATAGTGAAATACGACAGGCATTGTATAACTTGTAAGCTTGTATTGACATCATCTGTGGCATGATCTCTTAGATGGGAACAGGTTTGAcgtaaatcatcatcatctatTGTGGGTAAGTGTGCACCATCAAATTTAGTAACAAATGcttttaattcttccatAGGTGTTGTATTTTCTCTTCACAATGGGCCCTTTATTATTGTCTGGTAAGGATGTCCATTATGTTGTTCCGCGTCTACATGTTCATTCAGCATTAAATACATAAAATGTTAGAATGAATGGAAAATAGAAAAGGTATTTGTTAATTTCTTAAAGATATTTTATTTAAACTCTGGTCATTTCGTAAAATTTAATTGACATGTATAATTGGGGTTATAACATAGCAACAATGTGTTCGGCGACGGATTTTTGAGTAGTTGGTGATAATGGTTTGGGACCACCCATGTATTGActgaacaagaatttaccGACAAGCGGTTCATTAACTAACCCCAATCTAAACGTCTTATCCTTCTTTCTGTCGTAATAGGCAACTTGTAGAGCACCATTAGCTTGCAACTCCAAAAATAAATCGTGGTCCTTAGGTACTTTACCCTTCTTCGTGAATGCTTCTTTTAATTCCTTTAAACCTGAATTCAAAATCTCTTGGTTATTTTTTGCTTCAGGATGGGCTAAAATGGTTTTTACAAGGccatctttcaaatggttAAAATCCGTATTTCTCACTGGTGTAATCTTTGCTAGCATTCTACATCCTGTATCCAAAAGGTTACCAATAAGGACAGCAGATTTCTCAGAATCATTCAAAGCAGCGTTAACGTTTTCCTTGTGGGATTTGCTGTGATCTGTGTCGACAAATGCAGTGGAAAGAAACTTGGAGCTTAATACTTCAGGTACCAAATGTTTATCCTGATCGGCAATGTAAATCCCTAAATCATAAACTTTGAAGGAGATAAACGTCACATATCTGTATCCATAACCAAGTAGTGAGTAATCCGTTGAGAATGGGTATTTGGGAGGTCCAATGTGCACTGGAAAAGGGGAAATATTTTTATCCACCATAACAGTATTTTCAGCATCATCATTCACATTAGCATCGTTATCAGCAGCGTGTAATTGACTGTTAATAGCCCATGCAGCTGTCAATCCAGCCAAAGATAACCCGTAGTAAGTCTGCCTCCCCTTGGTAAAAGGCCTTGGGATCTGTACATTTTGGGGGTGGTATGCTCTACGTGTAGAAAGAAGCGATATATTTCTAATTGCAGATTTGGACGATACACGAGATCTCTTCAACAACGGATTCAAcaacatcttcttcgaGCTTAAAGTCTTTTCGACCTTCAGGTGTTCTTGGAGGGTTCGTTTGTCTGAACTGAACTATCACTTAACAATGCGTAAATCTGAAATCACCGCTCGTAAATCTGGAACCATCGTTCgtaaattgaaatctttaatgTAATAAAAAGAACTAgtaaaataaataaataaataaaattatttaGACAAGCGTTTTCTAGAGTATTTCGTAAGCCATTTCACACAGTTTCCTCTGGAATATCATCGTGGAAGTATTTACCTTCTAAAGTTGGTGCAATCACACCGACTCTGATCAAGAAGTCACCGAAGTGTTCACCTTCCTCTCTCTCTTGAGACCATCTCTTAAATAGGTCTTTTAGGATTTCTAGTATCTCTTCCTCCTTGACGGATGCTCTGTATAGCTTGTTGATTCTTTGACCGTAGTAACCACCACCAAGCATTAAATTGTAAGTCTCTGGTGCCTTACCAATTAAGGCAACTTCACCTAACCATGGACGAGCGCAACCGTTGGGACAACCAGTCATCCTCATCACAACAGAGTCGTGACGCAATCCTAGCTCTTCCAGAATGTCCTCCACTTTACTGATCAACTCAGGTAGATAACGTTCAGATTCTGCCATAGCCAAACCACAAGTTGGAAGACCGACACAGGAGGCAGAATGCAATCTTAATGGACTGAAGTCGGTATTATCCAACTTATACTTGTGAAGAACTTTCTTGACTTCATCCAAATGCTCGTCCTTTATATCACAAATTACAACATGTTGATTACCTGTTAGTCTGAAATGACCAGAGCCATGCTTTTGCATTAGCTGAGCAACCTTCTTCATACCGGTCTTCTGAGGTAACTCAACAGTGTCCTCGACTCTACCATTTTCGATAAAGGCGGTAAAGTGATTCATGCCCGTCTCATCCTTGACCCAGCCAAAGTAGTCATGGTTATCCTTAATCTCGAATGGTCTTCCTGGTTCAAATTTCCTACCCATGTGTTCTTCCACCTTAGACTTGTAAATATCAACACCCATATCGTCGATGGTGTACTTTAAACGGCCGTGCTTACGGTCGTTACGATCACCATTATCCCTTTGAACAATCATAACACCTTCAATAGCTTTGATAACGTCAGATACTGGTAAATAACCGAACAAAGAACCTGTTCTTGGGTAAGTCTTCTTGTTATTGTGAGTAGTACCCATACCACCACCGACATACATGTTATAACCAGTCACCTCTTGAGTTTCTGGGTCAACAATAGTGACTAAACCAACATCACTAGACCACACATCCACATCATTGTATGGTGGAACGGCAATGTTAACTTTGAACTTTCTTGGCAAGTAAGTAGGACCATAAAGGGGCTCGACATCCACCAGAGCACCACCACTAACTTTagtctttttctttgtagGACCATCTTTCCtgttttcaaagattgaagGCCAGTTAGGATCATAATCACGATCATCTACTCCGTTCAACCAGATTTCGTGGTAAGCAGTGGTGTTGGGCAAGAAGTACTCAGAGACCTTGTAGCCGAAGTCAGAAATCTGTTGGTGAATTTTAGCATTGTGAGGAATGGCTGAAAGCATAACGTTTCTGTTAACGTCACCACAAGCGGCCAAAGTATCCATCAATGTAGAGTTCATACCTCTAATGGTGTGTTTTAGGTTTCTCTTCACTATACCATGTAATTGGAAAGTAGCTCTGGTGGTCAACTTCATAGTGCCATTACCGCTCTCATTGGAAAGTCTGTCCAAAATCAACCATTGTTCTGGGTTAGCCTTACCACCTGGTAATCTGATTCTGGCCATGAAGGCGTAATATGGTTCCATGCCTTGTGCCTTACGAACATCCCTAACATCACGGTCATCCTGCATATAGCAACCGTGGAACTTGGTCAATTGCTGGTCATGTGCGTGAATGGTACCAGTCgattcatcttccaaaCCTGGAACAATGGTACCTCTCAAGAAATCAGAGTTAATCTTCATATCTTCGTTAGTCCATGGCTTTGGTTCATCAGCAACATTGGCACCGGAGACACCAAGGGCTTCCcataattcttcttcccaTGGACCATAAGCCGTTTGGTAACCATCAGCGTCTTGGTCATCACCTTGACCCAATGGAACGATGGCCTTGGCAGCCAAAATTTCCAGTttcttgaacaattctCTGGATGGACGGTTGTAATAATGTTTGTCTTCCTTACGTGGCCAGTAAAGCGAGTCACCTAAACCAAAAACAGAGAACTTTAGAGATCCCAAGTCCATACCTGTAGAACCTTTCAAGGCATCCCAGAAACCCTTACCGTCTTGTGGGAATTCACCTTGACCGGCAGTAGAAGTAATAAAAATCacattttcttcaccagGCAAATCTTCTAGATCGATCTCGTCCATGGATTGGCAAGTTGCCTTCAGACCTCTGGCAGCAGCCCTATTGCTTAATCTCTTAGCTAAAGAGGCCgcattaccaccatcagATGCAAAGTAAACGTGCAATGGTGGTCCGCTTAAGCCTTCTAGCAGTTGTTCGTAAGCTTGCTTGGCTCTACGTTCTTGTTTCTTGGTCACCTTATCGCTAGCCGATTGTACAAGATTTCTAGAAAAGTCAGGGTATTTCTTGGACAATAAGGTTAATCTGTTTTCTCTGTCTAGGAAGGTTTGCAACTCTCTTCTAATCACAGAGGAATCAAGGACAAAagcttcatcatcctctttGCTTGGGTCATATCTGAACAATGGCCAATAACCAGATCCCACTGCCTTCTTAGTCTCCTTAAGGATTTCCAAAGGAGTGTCTCTTTCAGAGTGATAAGGCAAGTAGGCAAGAACAATGGATGGTCCATTGTATCTGGAGGCTTCAATGAATGCCGTCAGTAGCTGTGAATACGAAGAGTAGACTGCCACTGAAGCGACGTAAACATGACCAAAGTTCATGGCATAAAGACCTACATCCTTCTTTCTCTGTTGAGTCTCCTTTCTATGTTCAAATGGTTCAGAGTCAATTAATAGAACGTTGATGTTCTTTTTACCGGAAAGTACTTGGTGAACACCAGAGTTACCCAAATCGTAGGACCATGCATCAGAACCCACCAACCAAGTGGATTTGAAGACATAGGATTCTTCGTCAGAGCCTAATTGTAGAAACTCAGAAGCCTTCTTTGAATCTCCAtgtttttgtaaaaattcaaaCACCTGTTGACTAACAACGTTAGCCTCCTTCAAAGCGGACTCGTCCAGCGATTGGTCGTGGTAGGAAACCCACTTACCAAGTAGTTGAACGAATGAAACAGCATCCGTAGTACCGTAAAGAGATGGGTCTAAAGAACGTCTTGCCAAAgcaaccaattcttcacGTCTTTTGTTTTGGTTTAAAAACAAACCATAACCATACTCTGGATTATTTTGTTGAACTGTTTCACTGGTGTACTCGTTTAAAAAGTTCGAATTTGAAGTAAACAGCTGTCTTATTACTTTCATGTAGGCATTTTCAAGATCTAGAACGTTCTTCAGGGAGctcaattcttcaattgtctccttttcttttactTGCTCACCAACGAAAAGTGACAGATTTGGTTCCTTTGAATTGACATTACTAATAATTTCACCCAGAACAGCGCTTAAATCGGTAACCAAACCGATATTGGATATTATAACTTGGTCAATACCTTTCTCGATCAAAGAGTCGAAatcttgaaagaaatctaaCAACAATGGTTCAAACCCATTTTGTTCTGATTTTTGGGTTGCACTTTGGGCCACAACAACTTTCTTAATGGAATTGGGTAAAGCGGTTAGCAGATCTTGTATACTCCAAGGTCTGTAAACATTAATTTGAACCAGACTAGTGTCATTAGGTAGCACTGAGCTAAAATCGCATGCTGAATAATTGATCACAGCAGTGGTAGGAGTTTTACTTGTAGAAATAATATCGAATTTGCTACCTAAATCTAAAGCATCCAGATCAGCTGGTTCTTCAGCAAGCTGTGTTGGTTTCACATCAGCTTCCACTTTGTGCTTCAGATTCttaaaattgatgaaatgcAACACTGGTCTTAAGCATTTAGAGGCAATGTCTAGAGATCTTTGAGCGTTAACATCGAAGATTTTCtcattggaagaaattaaaatggGGATAGAGAGATCCTTAAAAAATGGAATCACTGAATAGTCTTGTAATGACAAATCCACATTGATTACGATTGGGTGACCTTGTAAACCTTGCAAGTGAGGTAATGATTTGACTAAAGTGGCTTCATCGGTTACTAATGTTGTCAGGCGATCCTTGGAGATTTGCTCAATCACTTCTCCTAAGGGATCTGCATTGTTCAACAATTGAACGGCATGAGGAAAACTTGCAAATTCAGACTTTGTATCCTTGATGGCAgtagtgaaaaaaaatttgaaggaATCCACCGCCTGGGCATATTTCAGAAGTGCCTCTGATAATGTACAAGCGTTGGAAGTTGTCATATTGGCAACAATAAATAACGGGGTACGAAAAAAGAGGCGTTAAGTCCGATTAACCTACCGACACCTTCTCTCTTCGAGTTGTTCTCAGATTTCCTTCCACCGACTAAAGTTCTCTGTTGACTCTTCTTATAAGTTGGAGGGGATCACCTTCTGAATGAGTACCCGACTTTTCGCCCTTCAACTCCGAGCCACAGCTATGGCTTTCAGGCTAGGATGTTTCCGCCTCACTCGTAATCTGATTGGCGGTTGGCGTTGGACGATGCCACACATTGGCTAGCTTCAATAACCGAGGGTAGGGAGAATCGCACGTGATTAGAGCATGGAGATAAAGTAATGAATCCATAAAGATGGAACTCTGCGCAGTAATGCGGAAGTATATCCGCCACAACATGACCGTTTAGCTGCAATAAGTGCGTTTGTTGATGTTAGAATATTTGGTTTTCTCAGTCGACTGTTGTAGTACCGTTcctttccaattccaagatttctCTTACCGTCAATGAGTCATTGGAAACACTGTTGTTATAGTCTAACTGTGCTTGAGCTGCACgatccaattcattcaatttatcattttctaGCTGTCTAACCTGCTGAGTGgtcatttcatcttttatCATAGTTAGTAAATGTAAGTAGTGCGTAAGGAAAGGAAGGAGGGAAACGTTTCGTGTTTCATATAAACATACATCTTTGATTCAGCTTattgataattttattcttaatATCTTGTTTCTGTTCATCCGTGAGTTTCATTAGGGCTGCTCTCTCTCGTTTGTTTTATGATAAGAAAGCAGAGTAAGTGGTAAGTAGATCTTAGCGCTTAGCCTTTATTATTTGAATCTCGTAAGTACAGTCGGTTACCCGGAGGGTAACCGATGATATAAAACATCGGCGGcaaatagaagaagaaattctaTGTGTTTTAATGCCGGCAGATCATTGTACTGGTTTAATGGACCTCCTATATTCTGATGGAGTTTGATTCAAGAATGAGTGGACATTTGTACACTTGGAGGGACACGTAGTTCTCTTGAGATcaataaaatcaatgaCAAGAAATCCTGTTTGATTAGAAAGCTTAGAAATTGTACCTGACGGTACATCTTGTAGTAATTTACTTCAATATATATTATTGCCAAGCGGTATAGTTACTTCTCTCGAGTTTCGAACTCAGACTTGATTACCCGCACTTTTTATACAAAGTGAGAAgggagaaaaaaaaggtagAGTTCACTAAACTTGATGATATTTGCCACCATCGACCAAGGATAATAGGACTTATTACTAGTGTATCATCTCCATATAGCGCGTGAATCATGGTATTAGAGGCAACTGTTATAACCATTGATAATTCTGAATACTCAAGGAATGGAGATTTCCCCAGAACGAGGTTCGAAGCACAGATCGATGCTGTTGAATTCATCTTTCAGGCAAAACGTAACAGTAATCCCGAAAATACTGTAGGCCTAATTTTATCAGCAGGTTCTAATCCAAGAGTTTTATCCACATTTACATCAGAATTTGGTAAGATCTTATCAGGTTTGCACGATACTCATATTGAAGGATCCATTCATCTAGGGACAGCCATTCAAATTGCTGCATTAACGTTAAAACACCGCCAAAATAAAGTTCAGCATCAACGAATCGTTGTATTTGTATGCTCCCCCATCCAAGATGACAgacaagaattgatgaagttaGCCAAAAAGCTAAAAAAGAATAACATTGCAGTAGACATTAtcaattttggtgaaataGAACATAATACAGCCATCGTAGAGGAATTCATCGAGACTGTAAACAATTCTCAAGAAGAGAGCAGTCATTTATTGAATATACAACCAGGCCCAAGATTACTATATGAACACATTGCAGGGTCTCGTATAATTCTAGAAGAAGGTGCTGCCGGTGGTAGTGGATTCGATGGTGATAGTGCGGGAGGTGATAATGGATTTATGGACTTCGGTGTTGATCCTTCAGTAGATCCAGAATTGGCAATGGCATTACGTCTATCTatggaagaagaacaacagaGACAGGAAAGGTTgagacaacaacaagaacaacaggaacaacagcagcagcagcaagAAAGTCAGGGGCAAGgacaagaacaagagcaGGAGAATAAATCTTAGACAGAAAAGAACAGAACAGAAACGAAGTACTTGTTGCGGCTAATTAAATAATATTTCTTCTAAACTCTTTTAGACTGTTATTTTATAAAGTGTACATGTTGTAATTCACATTACCCGGTTCATAACCGCTATGACTCGAAAAAATCAGTGATAAAGGGAAGTTTTATCGAACACTATATACCACTGCGATACATCTCAGCTAGACGTAGTAACTAATATGGCCCGTGATGGTCCTCTATTCGTTGGTCTAAGAGGAAAGAATCAACGTCCGGTATCATCAACGGTCTCTTCAGGTCCCAAAGTTAATAACACAACTCATGTGAATTCAATATCTCTGAGCGCTGGTAATCTTATAGTAGGAGCCAAAGATAATACCAATTTACGTGGTAACGTCTTAAGTACACCGAGTACCACTTTTGTgaatgataacaataaaaTCAATACCAATTCACCTGCTATATTGGCGCCTGAATCTGCAGGTATAATCGATAAGAATAGATCAAGACAAGTGGAATTGTGTTACCATGAATCTAGATATTCTAATGACCTGGTGGAATTGGACCTTTCCGCAATTCCAGGAGCAAAACAAGGTGATTTGtttgaaatgaaaacaTATCGAAAAACCCCCGGCAgtaaagataaaaaaatcTATTTTGTTGCCAAAGATTTTAGTCCAGATATTCGAAGAAGGACGAAAAATGCTCAAATTTCTATTCTATCAGGTCAATTACAATCATTGTTGGATCTACCGTCACGTTCCAAGGTTTGGATAAGATTGAAATCCAAGAGGTTGACCGAAGCAGATTTGGTGGAATTAAACATTAAAGATTGTTTGATCAACAGAGGGGACATGTGGTGCTTGAACTCCCAATTAGTAGGTCAATGTGTGTTTTCAGGTCAAAAATTGACATTTTTAGATACCATCAGAGCTACGGTCAACGGGATTTATCGTGAAGGTAAAAAGACACTTTCGGGAtatattggtgaaaatacCAGAGTGGTATTTCGTTCGGAATCTGCAAGATTAATCTTCTTAATCCAAATCACTGAAGAAATGTggaattttgaagaaactggTGAACAattatttcaaaagatggtTAATTCGTTTTTCcccaaaatttttaaaaaatggAAAGATATTGGTACACATCATAGTATTACCATTGCGTTTGCCGTATCTATGGACACTTCGCATGTACCGTTTAGAGAATTGGAACCTGGTACcattttaaagaatacaACCGACTATTTCAGAATTGTAGTAGATCAAGTTTTAGTTATCCATTGGGTGGAAATCATGGAAACGTTGCGAAAAGAGTTTCAAGCACTAAGACGAAATTTGTTAAATGTTCAGACAGAAGATGGTTATAGTGTTGTCAAGGGAAGATTTTCACCGGTGATTAAATCCAATATTTTGGAATTAGTTAATTTTGCCTCTACATTAATCACGGATCCATTCAGACAATCGGACCTGCGACATACGACTACGCACATAATGATCATTAGCCCCGGATCAGGTCTATATGACGTGGACTATGATTTGCTGAGATTAACTGGTAAGAAACTTTTGTCATTGGAAATGACGATGGATCTTATCTGTCTGTCGCGGGCTCCACTCCACGTAGTGCCCCTATTCAGGTATTTGGATTATGAAAGCAAGTTGCATCATTGTAGCCCAACTTGGTTGAGTATCTTCTTTTGGAACGATTCCATGAATGGTACCGATGATTGGCGTCCTAGGTGTAAGATTTACGATCTACAGATGATGGGACTCACAGAAAATGATGTTTTGGGGaaaattgatattgatTACTTAAAACCAGGCAAGGGTGTGGAAAGCATTCAACAATTTATGGATCAATATGATACCGAcgttttcaattttgagaaatgtaatgataatttacaaaaggGAAATAGCAATTGTGATAAATCTGAAGGTGGAGTTCAATTGAACCAAAAGCAATCTCTTCAAAACCCATCGACTTTTGCTTGGAATGCCCCAAAATTCTCTACCCCTGTTTTGGAGGACATTCAGAAACCCAAAGTCTTCGCTGATTTGTCCACGCAGAGAAGTAGTGGTCTTCGAGACGACGAAGGTTCTGATaagattcaattgagtGATAGCGCTTTTAGAACCCAACAATCTTCATTGGCGGTTGATACCTTAAAAGGAATTACCAAAAAGAATCTTGTCAAAGACTTGACCCAAAGAATTGTGGGTAGAATCATGCCAGATCGTGAGGTTAAAAGAGATATGAGTACACATGAACCAGTTGAAGATCGAACAGATGGTGTTGAAAGATCCCCGGTTCAAAAACCAGCATTATCCCCTCGCAATTCCTCAGAACATGTACCAGttatcaagaagaatttatcCACTCTGAACCATCTGGACAATCAAAACGGCTCACCTTTCGGAATTGATGGCTTTCCTCTATATGCTTCAGCTCATAATTTGGAGTCACCTGTAGATCATGGTGCTTCAGAGACAAAACCATTATTTACCGTAGATGACAGAAAAACGCCATTGCAAGAATCTGCGGCTCATAATTCCGGATCTTCTCCAACTGAAGTGAGAACGTGGATTGAAATAAAGAATCCATCTGTCCCAGTTAACGAAGATCTTGCAGGAATGATGTATCCCACAAGATGGAAAGATGTTTTACCAAGGTATGTTCCCAAGAGGTACAGTAAATGGAGGTCCTTTACAACACCTGCGGAATTACCCATTACGATTTCAGATTTTCCTTCAAAGCTGGACTTTGAgaataatttcttctttagaAATCATTCAGTTAATCTGAACATTGATCAAGAGGCATATAAGCAAACTTCGAAAGATCTGCTACGTAATATGATTTATGTGCGTCTTTTGGCAGGTTTTCAATTGTGTGTGGGAGAAAATGTCAAAAATGTGGAGCGTTCGAAAGGGGTCGAAAACAACGAATCACCAGTTGCTAAGTTTATTGATGGTACTTGGGTTAATATCAGGATATATATGACAATTGATTCTGAGATTCATAGAATCAGTTGTGGTATGGATGGTGTCATCGACGTCCAAAGATATATGAGGAAGAATGAAGAGAATCCATTTGAACAGGTATCTAGCTATGCTCCTTTGGTTAAAACTCGTTACGAAAACTTGTACAGAAAGGCAAAGATCGATCCATTGCATGCTGCTCGTTCGCCtttgaattggaatcagATTGATCAGGTGTTGGCAGGATACGGGGAATACGGGcttgataaaaatgaatgTGGATTCAGATCCAAGTTGGTGGTACTTCCCGCTGACATTCCTACCAATACATATTCATCTGTTATAAATGGAAGAAATGAAACTTTAACTCAAGAGGAAATAAGATTGGAAGGCTTAAATCGACTAATATCTTCAATATCCAAATCCCGCCTGTTGACTGCAAAGGAGAAgcaaatgaagaaaaacaaaagagaagaaatccAACCAGAGATTCTATTTTACACAGGATCCCTTTTCGATTTTATTCGTGAACAAAAGTCGTCTCTGGATAGATCAGTTCTAAGTTATAAGGATTCCATCTTTGCAGATAGGAAGCAGCTAAAAAAAGATGTAGACATAAAAGAACTGGCGCATGAAATACAACATGGTAATAACCCTCTTACCCTGGTCAATCGGAAATGGCACTGGAAAAGACATCAAAATAGTTTCATTGGATCAGAAATGGTCAATTGGTTACTGAGAAATTTAAGTGATATTGATACTAGGGAAGAGGCTGTTGAGTACGGCCAAAGTTTGATGGATAGAGGCCTGTTTAAACACGTTTTGAATAAGCACGGGTTTCTTGATGGTCATTATTTCTATCAGATTACACCATCGTACCTCGTAGATGCTCGTACTCTCGAGAAGGTAAATTCtgattccaaatcttctaacGACCAAAGACGAGCTGCAGGGGAGAATTCGTCATCTGGTATATCTGAAACGAATGTGCTGCCTTTGACAATGGTAAACAGTAATAGCACTTCCAATATTTC from the Zygosaccharomyces rouxii strain CBS732 chromosome B complete sequence genome contains:
- the TIM8 gene encoding protein transporter TIM8 (highly similar to uniprot|P57744 Saccharomyces cerevisiae YJR135W-A TIM8 Mitochondrial intermembrane space import protein) translates to MSSITTADLANLNDSSKKEIATYLEAENSKQKVQMSIHQFTNTCFKECIQSTNNTDLSSQEEQCLGNCVNRFLDTNIRIVKGLQSLQ
- the TTI2 gene encoding Tti2p (similar to uniprot|P47168 Saccharomyces cerevisiae YJR136C Hypothetical ORF), whose amino-acid sequence is MEELKAFVTKFDGAHLPTIDDDDLRQTCSHLRDHATDDVNTSLQVIQCLSYFTMDKEPRGSKCLETIKIVVDKLTNDTNWSYDELLTWLIDRLRPLLLRTKESSRQSNKNENNALKPKVGQSYKEDEQRQAWRNEGGLKSIPFFYVVLFNLKNRHVSSNLWWITPGILNILDDTTDIVGVKLKGVILLRVFLENCFEDQKNWVSFSDLGLYELYSPILWNLCYYLPPSYDSNTSLSILQTVFPTLNSLYRLQFISSDLKYKYHLGKFLSEILLQNLIPRVNFISEPLTAYALDVCCRCVRILGVSSAVHLQRMIYVLGEYLVRNPFFTAFDSLMDNTLSLIHTMIVECPAERVVAHKYDFYGLLLISFGKCKQEGKLTQEIMRKFKRIRESMKATGCDPNEDKDEILANHRYMEEFFN
- a CDS encoding chalcone isomerase domain-containing protein (similar to uniprot|P38884 Saccharomyces cerevisiae YHR198C FMP22 The authentic non-tagged protein was localized to the mitochondria) produces the protein MLLNPLLKRSRVSSKSAIRNISLLSTRRAYHPQNVQIPRPFTKGRQTYYGLSLAGLTAAWAINSQLHAADNDANVNDDAENTVMVDKNISPFPVHIGPPKYPFSTDYSLLGYGYRYVTFISFKVYDLGIYIADQDKHLVPEVLSSKFLSTAFVDTDHSKSHKENVNAALNDSEKSAVLIGNLLDTGCRMLAKITPVRNTDFNHLKDGLVKTILAHPEAKNNQEILNSGLKELKEAFTKKGKVPKDHDLFLELQANGALQVAYYDRKKDKTFRLGLVNEPLVGKFLFSQYMGGPKPLSPTTQKSVAEHIVAML